The DNA segment CGCTCTGTAAGGTTTGCAGGCACGCTCATGCGGAAAGCGATGTTCGCTACCGATTGGAAGCCTTGGTGATCAATCGATGTTTCGACTGGGAATTCATCTGAGTACAGTAACCACTCTTGACGAGATGGAGAGTAATCGTATTCATCGCCGTCATCAGAGCCGTCTTCTAAACGAAGGACTTGGTCGAATACTTGCTCTGTCTCTTTATCGAAAATAGTCAGAGTACCGTTGTCGTTTACATTGATTCGGTAGTATTCGTTTTCTAATAGGTAGTCCTTTTGCTCGGCAACTTTTACAGCGCCCTTCTCGTTACCTTGGATGTGTAACGTGCTGAAGCCCATTGCTGGAACACTACGTTTGATTTGAATATCAAACTCCATGAACGGGTCGTAGTTACCGTAGTGAACGATTTGGCGGTCTACTTTACCCGGGTCAATTTGGCGCTTGTCTTGGATGAAGTACTCAACTGGGTTTTCGTTTTCATCAAAGATTGAGAATTCTTGAGCACGGATAGTAATGGTTGTGTTCACCACTTCTTCACGCTCGTATGGAGAAAGGTTAAACATCGCCAGCTTGTCGCAACCTTCGCGATCTGGCATGTGGTCAACAATCTTACGCTTGTAGAAATGAATCAGGTTGGTCGCCATGTCGTCCGCAAGGATGTAACGGTTAAGGATCTCAGCGTGAACCTTGTCAGAACAGCAGCAGCCAATCGAGTCATGAGCGTGGTTCTTCATGCTCTCTTTCCACATTTTCTCAATCAAGCCGTGGTGGTATTCGAAGCCCAATGTCCAAGCGATAGACGCTAGCGGCTCTAAGATATTTACAATCTTGTTTTCGATTTCTGCATGGATCAGTTTGATGTCCATACGCGTAGAAGAGATCGTACGGTGAACACGCATGTATTTACCGTCGTTGAATTCGCCTTTAATTGTGTCGAGTTGATCGCGCGCCGCTTCTACTTTCTCGAACACTTCTTCAAAGCGGCTCATTGAAAATTCACGATCTGGGTAGATTTCGCGAAGTTTGTCCATTACTTCAAAGATGTCTTTTTGAATCGGCATTTGGTCATGGCCATTCGGCAGCAAAATGTCTTTCGTTACCGATGGCTTTTCTAGCACTGGGAAGTACTTATCTAAACGAGCACGCAAGCCTTCTTCGTCTTGTGGAAGGTATTTGCCAATTGCGTAACCTAGCGGAAGCACTTGTGCCGTAACTTCACTGCCGTCGTTTGATTGCCATAAGAATTCTGTTTTATTCGTGCCATGACGTTCTGAACAACCACGCCAGAACATTGCACGCGTGATGTCGAAACCGTTGTAGATCATCGGCAGCTGTGAGCTCATGCTGAATGAATCTGGTAGGTAACCAATCTTCATTGCATCGCCAAGTTTCATACAGTCACGAATGCCATACATCATGTTACGCACAATCGACTCACCAGAAACTTGCATTGTGTCGGTTTGAGAATACCAAGGGCCAATAATAAGCTTGCCCGCTTCAACCAATGCTTTTACGCGTTCTGTGTTCTCTGGTTTGATCGCAAAGTAGTCTTCTAGAACAGCGGTTTGACCATCTAGAACGTAGTATTTGTATTCTGGATCACTCTCCAGACGGTTCATGATTTCTTCCATGTTGTTCACAAGAAGAATACGAGACTCTTCTGTTGTGAAATACCATTCACGATCCCAGTGCATGTGTGGAGTAATATGTACGCGTGATGTAGTCATAATCATTTACCTAAATGTGTCGCTTCGAGTAAATCTAAAATTCGAACTCAAATACGACTAAATTAAAGTTTTTCAAGGGGTTAAAATTGACTGCCACTAAATTTAGGGTGCAGAAAACCACGCCCAGAATCTGTGTGAATAAAACCGTTAGGAGCACAGGTATTTAGGACAGCCAAGTTGTTCGTTATTTTTTATATGGTGTTTTAATTGCGAGTTAGAAGTTAGCTCAAAATTTAGTTAGTTCTGTGTTGCAGTACTTGCTTCAAACTTACCCTTTTTTACAGCGTGACCACGCCACATCAGAAGAGTAACAGTTGAAATCACTGTGCCGACAATCGCAGCACCGAACCAGATTGCAGCAGCAGAGAATGCGCCCAAACCTGAATCGTGTAACAAGAAGATAGAGAAGATTCCTGCACCCGGAGTCGATAGACCGATACCTGCCGCGCCAACCATCGCACCTGTAACCACTGATCCTAGTAAGAATGAGCCGATTACACGGATTGGATCTTCAATCGCCATTGGGATTGCACCTTCGGTAATACCCGCTAGGCCAAGTAGCCATGTAGATTTACCGGTTTCAATCTCAAAGTCTTTGAATAGGCGTGGAGCAATCATGGTTGAAGCCGTTACGGTGAACGCCGATACCATTTTTACTGAACCAAAGATTGCGTATGGGCCATAAACACCGTTCGCCATTGCACCTAAACAGAATGCGTAAGCGGCTTTGTTTACCG comes from the Vibrio splendidus genome and includes:
- the mngB gene encoding mannosylglycerate hydrolase, whose product is MTTSRVHITPHMHWDREWYFTTEESRILLVNNMEEIMNRLESDPEYKYYVLDGQTAVLEDYFAIKPENTERVKALVEAGKLIIGPWYSQTDTMQVSGESIVRNMMYGIRDCMKLGDAMKIGYLPDSFSMSSQLPMIYNGFDITRAMFWRGCSERHGTNKTEFLWQSNDGSEVTAQVLPLGYAIGKYLPQDEEGLRARLDKYFPVLEKPSVTKDILLPNGHDQMPIQKDIFEVMDKLREIYPDREFSMSRFEEVFEKVEAARDQLDTIKGEFNDGKYMRVHRTISSTRMDIKLIHAEIENKIVNILEPLASIAWTLGFEYHHGLIEKMWKESMKNHAHDSIGCCCSDKVHAEILNRYILADDMATNLIHFYKRKIVDHMPDREGCDKLAMFNLSPYEREEVVNTTITIRAQEFSIFDENENPVEYFIQDKRQIDPGKVDRQIVHYGNYDPFMEFDIQIKRSVPAMGFSTLHIQGNEKGAVKVAEQKDYLLENEYYRINVNDNGTLTIFDKETEQVFDQVLRLEDGSDDGDEYDYSPSRQEWLLYSDEFPVETSIDHQGFQSVANIAFRMSVPANLTEREERTGQNGFVEAECQVVLKQGSRRIEVRMELDNQADDHRVRVLVPTPFVSETVVADNQFGCITRPTNDPAMAVWEEEKWKEAPVPVYQLMNFAALENGKAGMAIMSNGLREFEVIASQGDENRDTFALTLFRGIGVLGKEELLLRPGRPSGIKIPTPDSQVRGKLVCEFTLCGFSGNHIDANVMAQARDNVTQIECYNKIPYNAMKLNVGEQNLPMSFSLLSKQQAGAVLSVLKKAEDEDALIMRVYNPAETGSVSDSISFIQTVSSWKETSMDERVREGDVAIETFSDLSFGELASCQAKTFQIKF